CCTGGGCAAACCAAAAGCAGCAATGCGTGTAGCTGTTTCTCACATTCTTTTTAATGTGTTGGGAGTAATAATCTGGTATGCATTTATTGCTCAACTGGCAGATTTGGTTCAATTTATTTCTGAAGGAAATACAGCCAGGCAGGTAGCTAATGCACATACCATTTTTAATGCAGCAAATACAGTGCTTTTTATTGGCCTGGTAAAACCCATTGCCAATTTGGTGATTTGGTTAGTGCCCTTGAAGAAAAAAGATGAAAAACGCGTATTTCCTGAACTTCATAACTATTACCTCGAAGATGTGGGACTTGCGCTTGAACTTTCTCAAAACTCGATAGCCAGATTGGGGGATAAAACATTCGAAATCTTAAAAACAGGAATCCCGGTTGCCCTTACAGGTAAACAAGAACAACTTATTGAATTGAGAAAACAAGACAGTGAAATTGACCGGGGACATACTGAAATACTATACTTTTTACAACATATCCAGAGTAAAACCATCACCAACGAACAAGCACGTGTTTTAGAACGCCAGATTGAGGCGGTGAATGTACTTGAAACAGCTGCCGATATGGTAACAACATCTTTGGTTGAGGCTGCAGAACATCGGGAAGAAATGGGTTTTCAAGTAAGTGATGTTACTATTGAAAAGATGCATGGTTTGCATAAAATGGCACTGGATGCCTTTCGGAATGCACTTCAGCAATACAGCCTGGATACAGCAACTACGAGTAAAATGCTCTCAAAAGATCGCTTTAAGGAAGAACTGCAGGACGTGCGTTTGCATCTTATCGAACGTTTATCGGATACGGATGAAAACCGTATTGAAATATATCGTTTCGAGTCGGAAATATTAGAGGGATTAAGACGCTTACATGGGTTGGCAAGGCGCTTAAAAAGAAAAGCAGGATAAGCAACCCGTAAAATGTATTCAACAATCAGTAAAATGTTTTCGTTAAGGTATTATTTGTTCTTTACTTTTGTTTACAATAAAAGCTGAATACATGGAAATTAGTTTAATTTTAGGTTTTATGCTTATTTACTATCTGGTTAGTGAGTTGGTGGTGGGGAACCCTGTTTACCAAGCGAACAGAAAAAGAAAAAAATCAACTCAATCAACAAAACATTATGCTTTACAGAACCTTTCCAAAAGTTAAAGATAAATTGTCGGCACTGGGCTTTGGCTGCATGCGGTTGCCGGTTTTGGATAATGACCCAACAAAAATTGATGAAGCTAAAGCCGGGGAAATGCTGGTGTATGCGATAAACAATGGTGTAAATTATATTGATACAGCCTTTCCGTATCACGGGACAGGAATGTTGGAGCCCGGAATGAGCGAGCCTTTTGTAGGGAAGGTACTTAAAAAAGGATTCCGTAACAAAGTAAAGCTGGCCACCAAACTACCCTCGTGGTTGGTTCAAACGCGCACTGATATGGATCGTTTTCTGGATTTGCAGCTACAGCGTTTACAAACCGATTTTATTGATTTCTATTTAATACATTCCTTAAACAAGGAGTTGTGGCAATCGATGGTAGATAAAGGTGTGGCTGATTTTTTGGATTCGGCCATTGCAGATGGAAGGATAAAACACGCCGGATTTTCGTTTCATGATAACAGCAAAATACTATTTAAAGAAATTGTTGATGCTTATGACTGGACATTTTGCCAGATTCAGTACAATTACCTGGATGAAGATTACCAGGCGGGCCGCGAAGGACTTGAATATGCCGTTAGTAAAGGACTGGGGATTGTTGTAATGGAACCCTTGCGAGGTGGTAGTTTGGCAACTAACTTGCCGCTTGAGGCTGAGACGGCCTTTAAAAATTCTAATTCTGAAAGAACGGCAGTGGATTGGGCTTTACGTTGGTTATGGAACCAGCTGGACGTAAGTGTTGTTTTAAGCGGTATGTCAGATCTAAACCAGGTGAAAGAAAATATAAAAACGGCAGCTGAATCCGGTACTAAATCGTTGTCGGTAAGCGAATTAGATACAATTGACCGGGTTAAAACCATTTTGCAAAACAAAGTTAGGGTAGGGTGTACGGCATGTGGCTATTGTATGCCTTGTCCGGTAGGGGTAGATATCCCGCAAAACTTTAGGTATCTTAATGATTTTTACCGCTTTGATGATGCACAAAACAAACGCCATAGCATGATAATGTACAACAGGCTGCTAGACGAAAAACAAAAAGCACCGGCATGTGTTGAATGTGGGAAGTGCGAAGACCATTGCCCGCAAGGCATATCTATTCGTGAAAAGCTAAAAGAAGTGGATTCAACTTTAGCCATGAGTTTTTAAAATTAAAATTATGCCGGATATACTTCGAATAAATACCATTGCCCAGGCCCACGAGCTATTTGGGATTGAAAAACCCCAGCATCCATTGGTTATTGTTTATAGCCACAATAACCTAAAACCACCAGGGGCCTTTATTGGTAAACAGGTGGCTATTGATTTATACCATGTAGCCTATAAAATGTGTGCGGACGGTTCGTTTGGTTATGGCCGAAATACCTATGATTTTCAGGAAGGAACGATGATTTTTACCAAACCCGGGCAGGTAATGACCATAGAAGAATGGAAACACGATGAAAACTCGAGTGGATGGTCGCTGTTTTTTCATCCCGACCTGATTAGGAAATCAAACCTGGGCACCCATATCGATGATTACAGCTTCTTCTCGTACGATGTGCACGAAGCTTTGCATTTATCAGATGATGAGAAAAAGACAGTTGCCGAAATTAAGGATAAAATTGTGCGTGAATACAGTTCTAATATCGACAAGCACAGTCAGAAATTAATTGTTTCGAATATTGAATTGATGTTAGACTACTGCACCCGCTTTTACGACCGGCAGTTTTATACCCGCGAGAATTTGAATAAAGACTTAATAACCAAATTTGAAAAACTACTCAGAAACTATTATGAATCAGGCAAAGCATTGGAAACAGGTGTACCCAGTGTAAAATATTGTGGATTGGAACTAAACATGTCGAGCAATTACCTGAGTGATTTGCTGAAAAAAGAAACAGGAAGAAATGCACTGGAACACATTCATCATTTTATAGTGGATAAAGCAAAAACACAGTTGCTAAATTCGACCCAAAGCGTATCGCAAATTGCTTACCATTTAGGTTTTGAATACCCGCAACATTTCAGTAAGGTTTTTAAACGAAAAACAGGGGTGAGCCCGGCTGAATACCGAACTGTAAACTAAGCATCATGACGACTCGAAATTACGTATTTATTGCCAAAAGCATTGATGGCTTTATTGCCGATAAAGATGGCAGGATTGATTATTTGTATTCAGTGCCAAATCCCGAAAATCTGGATTTAGGTTATAATGCCCTAATGAAAAAAGTTGATGCCATTTTAATGGGGCGTTTAACCTTTGAAAAAGTAATGAGTTTTGGTATTCCGTGGCCGTACACAAAGCCTGTTTTTGTGCTTAGCACCAGCTTGAAAAATCTTTCTGAAGAACTAAAAGGCAAAGTAACTTTGCTGAATGGTCATGTTGATGATGTTTTGAAACAGGTTCATAGTGAGGGGTATACAAGGTTGTACATCGATGGCGGCACACTTATTCAAAGTTTTTTAAAAGCAGACTTAATTGATGAGATGATTTTAACAACCATCCCGATTTTGTTGGGTGGTGGTATACCCTTGTTTGGCAACTTACCCAAACCAATGATGTGGGAGCATGTAAAATCTGAGGTTTTTTTGAATGCACTAACGCAGGATACCTATCAACGAAAAAGGTAGTTGCTGAAAATGGTTTAAATTCCGATTTTAGAATTTTCCAGATCATACATAGGAAATTAGAAGCTCCATATCCGCTATTTTTTTCTTTTCACACCCCTTAGCGGCTCCGCCTCAAGTGGATTTTCGGGCCAATGATGTTTTGGGTAGCGCGATTTCATCTCCTTTTTTATCTCGAAATAGGCATTTTGCCAAAAGCTGTTTAAGTCGCCGGTAATTTGTACAGGCTTAAACCCCGGCGAAAGTAAATGCATTAAAACATTAATCCTTCCATTGTTTACGGTGGGGGTTTCCAGCATCCCGAAAACTTCCTGCAAGCGTACGGCCAAAATTGGAGGCGCACCGTTGGCCTGGTAGTCCAGTTTTATATTCGAGCCACTGGGTACCTCAATTCTTTCGGGTGCCAGTTTTTCTAACAGCCCTTGAAATTCGTAATCCAAATGACTTTGTAAAACTGTTTTCAAATTGATTTTTTTTAAATCCTCAGGCTTTTTTATGTTCGAAAGATAAGGAGAAAGCCACCCCGCGTTATTGGCTAGCAAACATGCGGTGCTAACATCTGGCCAGTTATTTTCTTTGTCCCAAATGCGCAGCGAATTTACACGGTTTTGCCATTGTGTAACTTCTTTGTTAAAATTCAAAAGCCAGGCGCCTTCCTTTTTTATGGCATCCGAAATGGCTTTAATTTTTTGTTCTTCGTCATAATCTCTCAGAGGTTTACTCTGAAGGACAATACTTCCGATGCGCAACTCCGTTTGTGCCGAAAATCCGCCACGTTTCGTGTCCCAGCTAACCGATTCAATAGTTTTAACCATGGGGGCTAAATCTTGCGGATTAAGAGGTGAAGCCAGAAAAATCCGTCCCATACCATCGCGGGCATTAACACTGGCGATGGCCAGCCAGTTTTCATGTGCCAGGTCGTCTTCGTGCCCGGCCGCAGCGATATTCCCGTTGGCCAGTTTAAACTGGGCATTATTGCCGGGAGTGGCATGTGCAATTCGTTCAGGATAAGCATAGGCCAGCAACAATCCGGTTTCAAATGGATCAACTCCGGCGTTTTCTTCTGCTACATTCAACATTCGCCGGTACTGTTCCGCTATTTTTGCAATGTGTGTAAGGCGTTTGTTTTTTAGACTGCCCGAACGAAAGCGTCTTAAGGCCTCAATGCGCAAATTAATATCAATGCCGACATCACGAGCTAGTGGATCACGTTCTTCTAAAATGGCTGCAATATCACAGGCCAAGGCTGCTAAATCTTCATCTTGCGCCAAAATTAGCATGTGTGCCAGACGCGGGTGGCAAGGCAGCTTATGAATGGCTTTCCCGTGTTCGGTAATCTTTCCGTCTTCCAGTGCTTCAATTTGGTGCAGTAGCTCGTTGGCTTGCTCAACATGGCCTTTGGGTGGGGGAGTAAGCCAAACCAGGTTAGCAATATCAGTAACACCCCACTGTGCCATTTCCAAAGCAAGTGAGGCAAGGTCGGCTTCTTCAATTTCTGGCGTGCGGTGGGTGTTTAAACGGTTGTGGGTGGCCTTTGTCCACATACGGTAACAAACGCCAGGGCCTAGTCGTCCGGCACGCCCGGCACGCTGGTCGGCAGAGTCGATGGTTACATCAATAGTCTCCAGACGCGATAAACCGGTGTTTGGATTAAATTTTAAAGTGCGGCTAAAACCACTGTCCACCACAACTTTTACTCCTTCAATGGTCAGGCTGGTTTCGGCAATTGATGTTGCCAGAATAATTTTACGTATGCCATCGCGGTTGGGCATAATTGCCGCAAATTGTTTTCCCGGAGGTAACTGCCCGTAAAGCGGATGGATGGCAATGCCCTTGTGTTTTTGTCGCAATATGCTTTCACATTTTTTTATTTCTGCCTCGCCTGGAAGAAATACCAAAATATCGCCATCTTGTTCTTTAACAGCTTTACTCACCACACGGCCGGTCAATTCGGGCAACATTTGACGATCGTTTTCACCGGCATAAATTATATCAACCGGGTACTGGCGGCCTTTGCTCACCACCGATGAACATTGCAAAAGCTCTGTCAACTGCGGCATATCCAAAGTTGCCGACATAATCATTATTCGTAAATCAGGACGAAGAACCTGTTGAGCTTCTCGCGACAGAGCAAGTGCTACATCAGCAAAAAGACTTCGCTCATGAAATTCATCAAAAATAAGCAGGCCAATTCCCTCCAGGGCGTTGTCGTTTTGCAGCATTCGGGTCAGGATTCCCTCGGTTACCACTTCCAATTGGGTGTTTTTGCCAATACAGTTATCAAAACGAATACGGTAACCTACGGTATTTCCAACCTTTTCGCCCAATAGTTCGGCCAAACGGGTTGCGATGGTTTTGGCGGCTAAACGGCGTGGTTCGAGCATAATGATTTTTTGCCCGTTTAGCCACCTTTCTTCCAAAAGGGCAATGGGTAATATGGTGCTTTTTCCGGCTCCGGGTGGTGCATTTACAATTAAGGTATTGGTTTCTTGCAAATTACCTTTAACATCATCAATCACCTCGCTAATTGGAAGGTCTGTTTTATATGGATTAAATCTCAACTCGCTTCTTTTTTGTGGCGCAAAAATAGCGAATAGTTATTAAACCCGAGTTATTGCCTGTTTTTCAGTGTTGGTAATCATTATTCCTCTATTTTTGTTTATTCATGTTGGACTTACAGTTAATACTGATATTATTACTTGCCGGTAGTTTGGCGGGATTTATTGCCGGATTGTTTGGCGTTGGTGGCGGAATAATTGTTGTGCCAGTAACGCTTTGGGTACTAAAAATGCAGCAGGTAGAATCGGAATATATTCAGCACATAGCTGTTGGAACTTCGCTTACAGTAATGGTTTTTACTACTTTTATGAGTTCTCTTGGCCATTATCGCAAGAAGGCTATTCATGTTGAAGTTTTTAAAAGTATGGCGCCCGGAATTGTATTGGGTTCGGTAGCTGGCTCCTTGTTAGCCAGCTCAATACCCAGTAAAAGCTTACAAATTGTGTTTATTATTTTTGCCTACCTGGTTTCGATAAAAACGCTGGTAGGGTTTAATCCCAACTCGTCGTGGAACTTGCCGAAACCACTGGGGATTTTTAGTATTGGAACCTTGTTTGGCGGAATATCAGGCCTATTGGGAATTGGCGGAGGTGTGTTTAATGTACCCTTTTTACTGGCTTGTAAAGTGCCGATTAAAAAGGCAGTTGGAACATCGGCCGCGTTAAGCTGGAGTGTGGCCGTCTCAGGAACTATTAGTTACTTGTGGACAGGATTTCAGGTCGCTGATTTGCCCGAAGGCACCTTTGGATTTTGTTATTTTCCGGTGGCTATTACTTTAATAATAACCACCAGTATTTTTGCACCCCTTGGTGTAAAATTAACTCATGCCTTATCTCCCAAAATTATGCAGCTTATTTTTGGATTGATGCTGCTGGGTATTTCCACCCAGATTTTATTTGAATGGGTTATTTTGAAATAAAAATAGTTCTAATGCGAAGCAGAAATAACACAGGGCGCTTTCATCTATTACTTTAATTGCAAGGCCACCGGACAATGATCGGAGCCCATCACCGCGTCAAGAATGTATGCTTCTTCAATATTTTCAATATAACTTTGGCTAACCAAAAAATAATCAATTCTCCAGCCTACATTTTTACCACGCGCACCGGCCCGGTAACTCCACCACGAATATTTGTCGGTGGTTTCCGGATTTAAGTGTCGGAAAGAATCAATCAATCCTCCTTTTGTAAATCGGTCCATACCATCAATTTCTTCCTGCATAAAGCCTGCTGATTTGTTGTAGTTTGCTTTTGGGCGTGCCAGGTCTATTGCTTTGTGTGCCACGTTAAAATCGCCACAAACAATAACCGGCTTTTTCTCTTCCAGCTTTTTCAGGTAATTGTAAAATGCCAAATCCCAATCCTGGCGATATTTTAAACGTTTCAATTCGCTTCCCGAGTTTGGAACATAAACATTTACCAAATAAAACTCATGGTATTCAAGGCAAAGAACACGGCCTTCAGTATCATGTTCTTCAATGCCTATATCGCATGAAACGCTAAGGGGTTCTGTTTTTGATAAAACTGCCGTGCCCGAATATCCCTTTTTCTCTGCTGAATTTGAGTAAAGATGATAATCGCTAAGAGAGGCAAGGGTTTCTGCAACCTGGTCGTCTTGTGCTTTTGTTTCCTGAAGACAGAATACATCTGCATTTATTTGTTTAAAATCTTCAAAAAAGTTCTTTTTCGCAACGGCTCTTATTCCGTTTACATTCCACGATATTAGTTTCATTCTTTACTGTTTAAAATAATAATTACACTCAAAATAAAGAAGTGTTCAAGCTAAAGGCATAAAAAAACCCGGACAAAAGCCCGGGTTTAAAAATATATTTATTTTAGGTTTTTTGGAGTATACTTGTAAATTAAGTCGGTTTAAAACGAAAAACCAAATTCCAATTCAAACTGATTCATTTCAATTTCAATGGTCTGACCCGATGGAGTATCAAGCGGATTAGCCCCTTCAACACTA
Above is a genomic segment from uncultured Draconibacterium sp. containing:
- a CDS encoding Na/Pi cotransporter family protein, translating into MNYTTLIILLLGGLALFLHGMNVMTDGLKAAAGTRMKSFLKGMTQNRWTSLVAGTGITAIIQSSSVTTVLAVGFVSAGLISFQSTLGIILGANLGTTITAQIIAFKITKASWIMIAAGFLAGFVIKKESVKNIGMIVLGLGLVFLGMNVMSDATAPLKEYAPFIALMNGLDNYLYGILIGALFTALVQSSSATTGVVIILASQQLVGLEASIAIILGANIGTCVTAVLSALGKPKAAMRVAVSHILFNVLGVIIWYAFIAQLADLVQFISEGNTARQVANAHTIFNAANTVLFIGLVKPIANLVIWLVPLKKKDEKRVFPELHNYYLEDVGLALELSQNSIARLGDKTFEILKTGIPVALTGKQEQLIELRKQDSEIDRGHTEILYFLQHIQSKTITNEQARVLERQIEAVNVLETAADMVTTSLVEAAEHREEMGFQVSDVTIEKMHGLHKMALDAFRNALQQYSLDTATTSKMLSKDRFKEELQDVRLHLIERLSDTDENRIEIYRFESEILEGLRRLHGLARRLKRKAG
- a CDS encoding aldo/keto reductase, producing the protein MLYRTFPKVKDKLSALGFGCMRLPVLDNDPTKIDEAKAGEMLVYAINNGVNYIDTAFPYHGTGMLEPGMSEPFVGKVLKKGFRNKVKLATKLPSWLVQTRTDMDRFLDLQLQRLQTDFIDFYLIHSLNKELWQSMVDKGVADFLDSAIADGRIKHAGFSFHDNSKILFKEIVDAYDWTFCQIQYNYLDEDYQAGREGLEYAVSKGLGIVVMEPLRGGSLATNLPLEAETAFKNSNSERTAVDWALRWLWNQLDVSVVLSGMSDLNQVKENIKTAAESGTKSLSVSELDTIDRVKTILQNKVRVGCTACGYCMPCPVGVDIPQNFRYLNDFYRFDDAQNKRHSMIMYNRLLDEKQKAPACVECGKCEDHCPQGISIREKLKEVDSTLAMSF
- a CDS encoding helix-turn-helix domain-containing protein, with the protein product MPDILRINTIAQAHELFGIEKPQHPLVIVYSHNNLKPPGAFIGKQVAIDLYHVAYKMCADGSFGYGRNTYDFQEGTMIFTKPGQVMTIEEWKHDENSSGWSLFFHPDLIRKSNLGTHIDDYSFFSYDVHEALHLSDDEKKTVAEIKDKIVREYSSNIDKHSQKLIVSNIELMLDYCTRFYDRQFYTRENLNKDLITKFEKLLRNYYESGKALETGVPSVKYCGLELNMSSNYLSDLLKKETGRNALEHIHHFIVDKAKTQLLNSTQSVSQIAYHLGFEYPQHFSKVFKRKTGVSPAEYRTVN
- a CDS encoding dihydrofolate reductase family protein — protein: MTTRNYVFIAKSIDGFIADKDGRIDYLYSVPNPENLDLGYNALMKKVDAILMGRLTFEKVMSFGIPWPYTKPVFVLSTSLKNLSEELKGKVTLLNGHVDDVLKQVHSEGYTRLYIDGGTLIQSFLKADLIDEMILTTIPILLGGGIPLFGNLPKPMMWEHVKSEVFLNALTQDTYQRKR
- the hrpB gene encoding ATP-dependent helicase HrpB produces the protein MRFNPYKTDLPISEVIDDVKGNLQETNTLIVNAPPGAGKSTILPIALLEERWLNGQKIIMLEPRRLAAKTIATRLAELLGEKVGNTVGYRIRFDNCIGKNTQLEVVTEGILTRMLQNDNALEGIGLLIFDEFHERSLFADVALALSREAQQVLRPDLRIMIMSATLDMPQLTELLQCSSVVSKGRQYPVDIIYAGENDRQMLPELTGRVVSKAVKEQDGDILVFLPGEAEIKKCESILRQKHKGIAIHPLYGQLPPGKQFAAIMPNRDGIRKIILATSIAETSLTIEGVKVVVDSGFSRTLKFNPNTGLSRLETIDVTIDSADQRAGRAGRLGPGVCYRMWTKATHNRLNTHRTPEIEEADLASLALEMAQWGVTDIANLVWLTPPPKGHVEQANELLHQIEALEDGKITEHGKAIHKLPCHPRLAHMLILAQDEDLAALACDIAAILEERDPLARDVGIDINLRIEALRRFRSGSLKNKRLTHIAKIAEQYRRMLNVAEENAGVDPFETGLLLAYAYPERIAHATPGNNAQFKLANGNIAAAGHEDDLAHENWLAIASVNARDGMGRIFLASPLNPQDLAPMVKTIESVSWDTKRGGFSAQTELRIGSIVLQSKPLRDYDEEQKIKAISDAIKKEGAWLLNFNKEVTQWQNRVNSLRIWDKENNWPDVSTACLLANNAGWLSPYLSNIKKPEDLKKINLKTVLQSHLDYEFQGLLEKLAPERIEVPSGSNIKLDYQANGAPPILAVRLQEVFGMLETPTVNNGRINVLMHLLSPGFKPVQITGDLNSFWQNAYFEIKKEMKSRYPKHHWPENPLEAEPLRGVKRKK
- a CDS encoding sulfite exporter TauE/SafE family protein produces the protein MLDLQLILILLLAGSLAGFIAGLFGVGGGIIVVPVTLWVLKMQQVESEYIQHIAVGTSLTVMVFTTFMSSLGHYRKKAIHVEVFKSMAPGIVLGSVAGSLLASSIPSKSLQIVFIIFAYLVSIKTLVGFNPNSSWNLPKPLGIFSIGTLFGGISGLLGIGGGVFNVPFLLACKVPIKKAVGTSAALSWSVAVSGTISYLWTGFQVADLPEGTFGFCYFPVAITLIITTSIFAPLGVKLTHALSPKIMQLIFGLMLLGISTQILFEWVILK
- a CDS encoding exodeoxyribonuclease III encodes the protein MKLISWNVNGIRAVAKKNFFEDFKQINADVFCLQETKAQDDQVAETLASLSDYHLYSNSAEKKGYSGTAVLSKTEPLSVSCDIGIEEHDTEGRVLCLEYHEFYLVNVYVPNSGSELKRLKYRQDWDLAFYNYLKKLEEKKPVIVCGDFNVAHKAIDLARPKANYNKSAGFMQEEIDGMDRFTKGGLIDSFRHLNPETTDKYSWWSYRAGARGKNVGWRIDYFLVSQSYIENIEEAYILDAVMGSDHCPVALQLK